From the genome of Syntrophorhabdaceae bacterium, one region includes:
- the glgP gene encoding alpha-glucan family phosphorylase, which yields MLHTINAQRSIAYFSMEIGLSEKIRTYSGGLGVLAGDTIRSAADLRVPMVAVTLLHRQGYFRQILGADGSQREEPVEWPVEDLLEEMPDRSFVVIEGRTVYLRPWSYKLKGIGGFTVPVYFLDSDLPENSKWDRTLTHYLYGGDNHYRLCQEVILGIGGVRMLRKMGYGKIRTFHMNEGHAALLALALLDESAERVGRWILIEEDLETVRKRCVFTTHTPVPAGHDKFPLDLVRRVIGDRKDFFALNGVLYEGNVLNMTYLALNLSRYINGVARKHGEVSRMMFAGYSIEAITNGVHAATWMSEPFQKLLNRYIPLWKQDNFSLRHALSIPKQEIWDAHMKAKKRLLDFVNMKTGARLDENIFTIGFARRAAAYKRGDLLFEDIDRLKRVSAEAGKIQIIYAGKAHPRDQEGKNLIKRIFQAKQNLKEDINVVYLEDYDMALGAMITAGVDIWLNTPESPMEASGTSGMKASLNGVPSLSILDGWWIEGHIEGLTGWSVGDTSVEKEGGNDRNGDAASLYDKLEHVIIPLFYRERKRFIETMLFSIATNGSFFNTQRMMMQYVLNAYLTD from the coding sequence ATGCTCCACACGATAAACGCCCAAAGATCAATAGCGTATTTTTCTATGGAAATAGGATTAAGTGAAAAAATCCGTACATATAGCGGTGGCCTGGGCGTTCTTGCGGGAGACACGATTCGCTCTGCTGCCGATCTCAGGGTACCGATGGTCGCAGTAACCTTACTCCATCGCCAGGGATACTTCCGCCAAATTCTCGGAGCGGATGGGTCACAGCGGGAAGAACCTGTCGAGTGGCCCGTTGAAGACCTTCTGGAAGAGATGCCGGATAGATCATTTGTGGTTATTGAAGGACGTACCGTTTATCTCAGGCCATGGAGTTATAAATTAAAAGGGATTGGCGGTTTTACGGTACCAGTATACTTTCTCGACTCCGACCTCCCGGAAAATTCAAAATGGGACCGCACATTGACCCATTACCTGTACGGCGGCGACAATCATTACCGGCTCTGCCAGGAGGTTATCCTCGGCATTGGTGGTGTCAGAATGCTGCGCAAAATGGGATACGGCAAAATCAGGACGTTTCATATGAACGAGGGACATGCGGCGCTTTTGGCGTTAGCTCTTCTTGATGAGTCTGCAGAAAGAGTGGGCAGATGGATTCTGATCGAAGAGGATCTTGAGACTGTACGGAAACGATGCGTATTTACGACCCACACTCCTGTTCCTGCCGGGCATGACAAATTTCCCTTAGATCTGGTACGGAGAGTGATAGGAGATCGAAAAGATTTTTTTGCCCTAAATGGGGTACTTTATGAGGGAAATGTCCTCAATATGACCTACCTGGCACTTAATCTAAGCCGGTATATCAACGGAGTTGCAAGGAAACACGGAGAGGTATCCCGGATGATGTTTGCAGGGTATTCAATCGAAGCCATCACGAACGGGGTCCATGCGGCCACCTGGATGTCCGAGCCCTTCCAGAAACTTTTAAACCGATACATCCCTTTGTGGAAGCAAGACAACTTCAGCCTTCGCCATGCCCTGAGCATACCGAAGCAGGAAATATGGGACGCACACATGAAGGCTAAAAAACGATTGCTCGACTTTGTCAACATGAAGACCGGAGCCAGGCTTGATGAGAATATATTTACCATCGGATTTGCCCGGCGCGCCGCCGCCTATAAAAGGGGAGACCTTCTGTTTGAGGATATTGATAGGTTGAAAAGGGTATCCGCTGAAGCAGGAAAGATCCAGATAATTTATGCCGGCAAGGCCCACCCCCGTGACCAAGAGGGGAAAAATCTTATCAAGAGGATCTTTCAGGCCAAACAAAACCTCAAGGAGGATATCAATGTCGTGTACCTCGAAGATTATGACATGGCCTTGGGGGCAATGATAACAGCCGGTGTGGATATTTGGCTAAATACGCCTGAATCACCAATGGAGGCATCCGGGACCAGCGGGATGAAGGCTTCACTTAACGGTGTCCCCAGTCTGAGCATACTTGACGGATGGTGGATAGAAGGCCATATCGAAGGATTGACGGGTTGGTCTGTCGGAGACACAAGCGTAGAGAAAGAAGGAGGAAACGACCGGAACGGAGATGCAGCGTCACTCTATGACAAGCTTGAGCACGTTATTATCCCTCTCTTTTACCGCGAGAGGAAACGGTTCATCGAGACAATGCTCTTCTCTATCGCAACCAACGGCTCTTTCTTTAATACCCAAAGGATGATGATGCAATATGTGCTCAATGCCTATTTGACTGATTAG
- the mgtE gene encoding magnesium transporter, protein MRTKNAFIVPELRDLLAVGDAKILHNLYKAAHPAAIAELISTLSGKEAWAILQYADPLLRAEIYSHLDKNIQAEIIKALRREDIARLLADMAPDDRADLFKQLSEDVREGILPALAQAEREDIRRLASYKEGTVGAAMTSDYATLSPQMNASQALERLRQIAPNRETIYYAYVLDDDRKLLGFVSLKDLIVASRKDRVRDIMHHEIISVKVEDDQENAAQKIQKYDLIALPVLNDDDALVGIITYDDAIDIITQEHTEDMEKFMAISGSHEPGAYLKTSSWVHFKNRVYWIVSLAAFGSLSGMIIHSFEATLMQILILALYMPMITDAGGNTGSQTATSGP, encoded by the coding sequence GTGAGAACCAAGAATGCATTCATCGTCCCGGAACTGCGCGATCTTCTCGCAGTCGGGGATGCTAAAATACTCCATAATCTTTACAAGGCAGCACACCCCGCTGCCATTGCAGAATTGATTTCAACCCTTTCCGGGAAAGAGGCTTGGGCTATTCTACAATACGCCGATCCACTTCTTCGCGCCGAGATTTACAGTCATTTGGACAAAAATATCCAGGCAGAAATCATCAAAGCGCTCCGACGTGAAGATATCGCCCGCCTGTTGGCTGACATGGCTCCTGATGACCGGGCCGACCTGTTCAAACAGTTGTCTGAAGATGTGCGCGAGGGTATTCTGCCGGCTTTGGCGCAGGCTGAGCGAGAAGATATTAGGCGCCTTGCCTCCTACAAAGAGGGTACAGTCGGCGCCGCCATGACCTCGGACTACGCCACGCTTTCGCCGCAAATGAACGCATCGCAGGCATTGGAACGACTTCGACAAATAGCGCCGAACAGAGAAACCATCTATTACGCCTACGTGTTGGACGATGACCGAAAGCTCCTCGGATTCGTGTCGCTTAAAGACCTCATTGTGGCTTCCCGCAAGGACCGGGTCAGAGACATTATGCACCATGAGATCATCTCGGTCAAAGTTGAGGATGATCAGGAAAATGCGGCACAGAAAATTCAGAAGTACGACCTGATTGCCTTACCGGTGCTCAACGATGATGATGCTTTGGTAGGAATCATCACTTACGATGATGCTATCGACATTATAACCCAGGAACACACTGAAGACATGGAAAAATTTATGGCCATATCAGGCAGTCACGAGCCGGGCGCATACCTGAAGACCTCATCATGGGTACATTTCAAGAACAGGGTATATTGGATCGTCAGCCTCGCCGCTTTCGGTTCGTTGTCAGGCATGATCATTCACAGTTTCGAGGCCACGCTTATGCAAATACTTATTTTAGCCCTCTACATGCCCATGATTACTGACGCCGGCGGCAACACAGGCAGCCAGACGGCCACGTCAGGGCCTTGA
- a CDS encoding magnesium transporter — protein sequence MILREISSADLFRVLSKEIKIAALLAVVLSILSWGKIFFLSRGSEIPTGFSLAKISLAIAVALGLQVVSATVIGALLPLSAAKMKWDPAVVASPALTTIVDITGLLIYFTTVRLFLGI from the coding sequence TTGATCCTGCGCGAGATCTCTTCAGCGGACCTATTCAGGGTTCTGTCCAAGGAAATCAAGATCGCCGCTCTGTTGGCCGTAGTTTTGAGTATACTCTCCTGGGGCAAGATATTTTTCCTGTCTCGGGGGTCGGAGATACCTACGGGTTTTTCACTCGCCAAGATCAGCTTGGCCATAGCCGTCGCGCTTGGCCTGCAAGTGGTGAGTGCAACCGTGATAGGCGCTTTGTTACCCTTGAGTGCGGCAAAAATGAAATGGGATCCTGCGGTGGTGGCAAGCCCTGCCCTTACAACAATCGTGGATATAACCGGACTGCTGATCTATTTCACTACTGTCAGGTTATTTCTTGGTATATAG
- a CDS encoding peptidoglycan bridge formation glycyltransferase FemA/FemB family protein, whose translation MVKVHLQQKDTWSLRPTDILFQTVYWSEVKSRLGWKTFAFDFASLDTEADILVLLRDFGHGITGAYIQQGPEYGPPPEHYGLFLEKLSEEMVKHLDMPISFIRYDLPWESQYITCADDITKYQGGAIRPEPRLQELRMNFGTKSWNLRKAAIDITVADAVMIDLARTEAEILSDMKSKTRYNIRLAKRRGVEIVSLSIDMLPVFYDLYRQTAERNKFFPCSYRYFSALFSALQSSPDSSEIYFLIAKHNQEALAGAIIGISGKVATYLFGASSNQRRNLMGPYAVQWAGILLAREKGCLAYDMGAVSPTKDKHHPFYGMYRFKTGFGGKIIHRSGTWDYPLDPDKYLVLRNAEALDRGTFRFPF comes from the coding sequence ATGGTGAAGGTACATTTACAACAAAAGGACACATGGTCTCTTCGTCCTACCGACATTCTTTTTCAAACGGTATACTGGAGTGAGGTAAAATCAAGATTAGGGTGGAAAACATTCGCCTTCGACTTTGCTTCGTTAGATACAGAAGCAGACATCCTTGTTTTATTAAGAGACTTCGGTCACGGCATTACGGGGGCGTATATCCAACAAGGTCCGGAATACGGCCCTCCTCCGGAACATTACGGCTTGTTTCTGGAGAAACTTTCGGAGGAAATGGTTAAACACCTCGACATGCCGATATCTTTCATCCGGTACGATCTTCCATGGGAATCGCAATACATAACCTGCGCCGATGATATTACGAAGTATCAAGGTGGGGCAATCCGCCCCGAACCGAGGCTGCAGGAACTGCGCATGAATTTTGGCACAAAGTCTTGGAACCTTCGGAAAGCCGCCATAGACATAACCGTTGCAGATGCGGTAATGATTGACCTTGCACGAACAGAAGCAGAGATTTTGTCGGATATGAAATCGAAAACCCGATACAATATACGTCTTGCCAAGCGAAGAGGGGTAGAAATAGTGTCCCTTTCTATCGACATGCTGCCGGTGTTTTACGACCTTTACCGACAGACAGCAGAACGTAACAAGTTCTTCCCGTGTAGTTACAGATATTTTTCCGCCTTATTCTCTGCGCTTCAGTCCAGTCCGGATTCTTCAGAAATTTACTTCCTTATTGCGAAACACAACCAAGAGGCGCTCGCCGGGGCGATCATAGGGATCTCCGGCAAAGTGGCGACGTATCTGTTCGGGGCGTCTTCAAACCAACGTCGTAATCTCATGGGGCCCTACGCGGTACAATGGGCCGGCATACTGCTTGCGCGGGAGAAAGGATGCCTCGCCTATGACATGGGGGCTGTGTCGCCCACAAAAGACAAACACCACCCATTCTACGGAATGTATCGATTCAAAACCGGTTTTGGAGGAAAGATTATTCACAGAAGTGGGACATGGGATTACCCCCTTGATCCGGATAAGTATTTGGTATTACGCAATGCCGAGGCGCTAGATAGGGGAACGTTCAGGTTTCCCTTTTGA